A single region of the Anabaena sphaerica FACHB-251 genome encodes:
- a CDS encoding chemotaxis protein CheW, with product MLLFQINNQRYAIASQQIVEVIPLVNLTKLPHTPEYFAGVFNYRGRIIPVIDLCQLMGNQSCVEHLSTRIILINHWDRDATEESTPHIMGLMAQRVIETLQKSDIDLVEVDIQIDKPPYLGKMIVDEQGMIQCLHVEYLLSEVQQAYLVAEVHSEYK from the coding sequence ATGCTACTTTTCCAAATTAATAATCAACGCTACGCCATAGCTAGTCAACAAATCGTAGAAGTTATACCCCTTGTTAACCTCACTAAGCTTCCCCATACACCTGAGTATTTTGCTGGTGTTTTTAACTACCGGGGGCGGATTATTCCCGTAATTGATCTTTGTCAGTTGATGGGTAATCAAAGTTGCGTAGAACACTTGAGTACTCGGATTATTTTAATAAATCATTGGGATAGGGATGCGACAGAGGAGTCTACACCCCATATTATGGGTTTGATGGCGCAAAGAGTTATAGAAACATTGCAAAAATCGGATATCGATTTAGTTGAGGTGGATATTCAGATAGATAAACCACCTTACTTGGGTAAAATGATTGTAGATGAGCAAGGCATGATTCAGTGTCTTCACGTAGAATACTTGTTGTCAGAGGTGCAACAAGCTTATCTTGTAGCAGAAGTTCATAGCGAATATAAATAA
- a CDS encoding CDGSH iron-sulfur domain-containing protein, which yields MSQPVIADKKPAVLELEAGTYYWCTCGESNNQPFCDGGHKGSEFTPQAFELTEKKTVALCQCKFSNNPPFCDGVHIKL from the coding sequence ATGAGCCAACCTGTAATTGCTGATAAAAAACCTGCGGTTTTAGAACTCGAAGCAGGTACTTATTACTGGTGTACCTGTGGAGAATCTAACAATCAACCTTTCTGTGATGGTGGTCATAAAGGTAGTGAATTTACACCCCAGGCATTTGAATTAACTGAAAAGAAAACAGTTGCATTGTGCCAATGTAAGTTTAGCAATAATCCTCCTTTTTGTGATGGCGTTCATATTAAACTTTAA
- a CDS encoding winged helix-turn-helix transcriptional regulator translates to MKAEAENYSTSRLTCEVESTIKIIGGRWKVLIIRELISGAKRFGELQRALHGITQKMLTQQLRELEEDGIVHREIYAQIPPKVEYSLTPLGESLKPILYAMHEWAIQHLSHVNHH, encoded by the coding sequence ATGAAAGCAGAAGCAGAAAACTACAGCACAAGTAGGCTTACTTGTGAGGTGGAAAGCACCATCAAGATTATCGGTGGACGTTGGAAGGTATTAATTATTAGAGAATTAATTTCAGGAGCCAAAAGATTTGGTGAGTTACAACGTGCCTTACACGGTATTACCCAAAAGATGCTCACTCAGCAACTTAGAGAACTCGAAGAAGATGGCATTGTACACAGAGAAATCTATGCACAAATCCCTCCCAAGGTAGAATATTCCCTCACACCTTTGGGAGAAAGTCTCAAGCCAATTCTCTATGCAATGCACGAATGGGCGATTCAGCATTTATCTCACGTTAATCATCATTAA
- a CDS encoding salt stress protein, Slr1339 family — protein MDTIDNLLAEIQAEYTETKHQPQQQQPTVATAESFIASPCKSDALINNLLAEVKADFLEREAAEELKKQQELEQEKIRQAQLKAQQIETLKKQAQAWLSKLDPFSPEGLWFERFAEAYPSKLDAAIEYLQNN, from the coding sequence ATGGATACCATTGATAACCTATTAGCTGAAATTCAGGCTGAGTACACAGAAACAAAACACCAACCCCAGCAACAACAGCCAACAGTGGCTACAGCTGAATCTTTTATTGCTTCTCCTTGTAAGTCAGATGCTTTAATAAATAACTTGTTAGCAGAAGTTAAAGCGGATTTTTTGGAAAGAGAAGCTGCTGAAGAATTGAAAAAACAGCAAGAATTAGAACAAGAAAAAATTCGTCAAGCACAACTCAAAGCCCAACAAATAGAAACTTTGAAAAAACAAGCTCAAGCATGGTTATCTAAATTAGATCCCTTCTCACCTGAAGGACTTTGGTTTGAAAGGTTTGCTGAAGCATACCCATCAAAATTAGATGCTGCCATTGAGTATTTACAAAACAATTAG
- a CDS encoding vWA domain-containing protein yields MLENRDYTLIIDKSGSMATPDQKGGRTRWVTAQESTFALASKCEQFDPDGITVYLFSGRFKRYENVTSSKVAQIFRENDPSGTTDLAGVLKHATDDYFQRKSSNQIKPNGEIILVVTDGEPDDRKAVMKVIIEASRQLDRDEELAISFVQVGADPQATRFLKVLDDELQTAGAKFDICDTVTMDDMEDMSLSEVLLNAIND; encoded by the coding sequence ATGTTAGAAAATCGTGATTACACTTTAATTATTGACAAAAGCGGTAGCATGGCTACCCCAGATCAAAAAGGTGGAAGAACTAGATGGGTGACAGCACAAGAATCTACCTTTGCTTTAGCTAGTAAATGTGAACAATTTGACCCAGATGGGATAACTGTTTATTTATTTTCTGGGAGATTTAAACGTTATGAAAATGTCACATCTAGCAAAGTAGCGCAAATTTTTCGGGAAAATGATCCATCAGGTACAACTGATTTAGCAGGTGTATTAAAACACGCAACTGATGATTATTTTCAACGCAAATCGAGTAATCAAATTAAGCCAAATGGAGAAATAATTTTAGTTGTGACTGATGGTGAACCAGATGATCGTAAAGCAGTCATGAAGGTAATTATAGAAGCGTCCCGTCAGCTTGATAGGGATGAAGAATTAGCTATTTCCTTTGTTCAAGTTGGTGCTGATCCCCAAGCTACGCGCTTTCTGAAAGTCTTAGATGATGAACTGCAAACTGCTGGAGCAAAATTTGATATCTGTGACACAGTTACAATGGATGATATGGAAGATATGAGTTTATCGGAAGTGCTACTAAATGCGATTAATGACTAG
- a CDS encoding vWA domain-containing protein, which translates to MLENRDYTLIIDNSASMAKLSAKGDKSKWSALQECTFALARKCEEFDHDGITVYLFSRKFQRFDHVTSAKVAQIFAENLPADTTNLVGVLQDAINNYFARKAVGKTKPNGEIFLVITDGIPDDRQAVYEIIINATHKMEHEKELGISIIQVGSDSQATKFLKAVDNELQSIGAKFDICDTITLEDLEEMSLTDVLMNAIND; encoded by the coding sequence ATGTTAGAAAATCGGGATTACACACTCATCATCGACAACAGCGCCAGTATGGCTAAACTATCTGCAAAAGGTGACAAAAGTAAATGGTCAGCCTTGCAGGAATGTACTTTTGCGTTAGCTCGTAAATGTGAAGAGTTTGACCACGATGGTATAACTGTTTATCTGTTTTCCCGAAAATTTCAACGTTTTGATCATGTTACATCCGCGAAAGTAGCCCAGATTTTTGCAGAAAATTTGCCTGCGGATACTACAAATTTGGTAGGTGTACTTCAAGACGCAATTAATAACTACTTTGCCCGCAAAGCTGTTGGTAAAACCAAGCCTAATGGGGAAATATTTTTAGTTATTACTGATGGTATACCGGATGATCGACAAGCTGTATATGAGATCATAATCAATGCTACTCACAAAATGGAACATGAAAAAGAATTGGGAATTTCCATTATTCAAGTTGGTTCAGATTCTCAAGCCACAAAATTTCTTAAAGCTGTGGATAATGAATTGCAAAGTATAGGTGCTAAATTTGATATTTGCGATACCATTACCTTAGAAGATTTAGAAGAAATGAGTCTTACAGATGTGTTGATGAATGCGATAAATGACTAA
- a CDS encoding vWA domain-containing protein: MMSDRDYTLIIDKSGSMSTPDQAGGRSRWDIAQESTLALARKAEQFDPDGITVYVFSGRFKRYENVTSAKVAQIFQENDPAGTTNLAGVLNNALDNYFQRKASGQTKPNGETILVVTDGEPDDRKAVFEVIINATRQMDRDEELGISIIQVGSDAQAAKFLKALDEQLQGVGAKFDICDTITLDDLEEMSLSDVLMNAITD, translated from the coding sequence ATGATGAGCGATCGCGACTATACACTAATTATCGATAAAAGCGGCAGTATGTCCACTCCTGACCAAGCAGGTGGTAGAAGTAGATGGGATATAGCCCAAGAATCAACCTTAGCTTTGGCTAGAAAAGCAGAACAGTTTGACCCAGATGGCATCACAGTTTATGTATTTTCTGGGCGATTTAAACGTTACGAAAATGTAACCTCCGCCAAAGTCGCCCAGATATTCCAAGAAAATGACCCTGCTGGTACAACAAACTTAGCAGGTGTACTCAACAATGCACTTGATAATTATTTTCAGCGTAAAGCTTCAGGTCAAACTAAGCCCAACGGAGAAACAATTTTAGTTGTGACTGATGGTGAACCTGATGATCGCAAAGCCGTATTTGAAGTCATCATTAACGCCACTCGGCAAATGGATCGAGATGAAGAGTTAGGAATTTCTATCATTCAAGTAGGTTCAGATGCTCAAGCCGCAAAATTTCTCAAAGCTTTAGATGAGCAGTTGCAAGGTGTCGGTGCTAAATTTGATATTTGCGACACCATAACTTTAGATGATTTAGAAGAAATGAGCCTTTCAGATGTATTGATGAATGCCATCACTGACTAA
- the trxA gene encoding thioredoxin gives MTITNVTEATFKQEVLESETPVLVDFWAPWCGPCRMLSPVVDEVAAEYEGQVKVVKLNTDQNPTVASHYGIRSIPTLMVFKGGRQVDTVVGAVPKTTLTKTLAQYIPV, from the coding sequence ATGACTATTACCAATGTCACAGAAGCCACATTCAAACAAGAAGTTTTGGAGAGTGAAACTCCCGTCTTAGTAGATTTTTGGGCCCCTTGGTGTGGCCCTTGTCGAATGCTGTCTCCCGTTGTCGATGAAGTTGCTGCTGAATATGAAGGACAGGTGAAAGTTGTCAAACTGAACACAGATCAGAATCCCACAGTTGCCAGTCATTATGGTATTCGCAGCATTCCCACGTTGATGGTATTTAAGGGGGGTCGGCAAGTTGATACAGTGGTAGGTGCAGTCCCAAAAACTACTTTAACTAAAACTCTAGCACAGTATATTCCTGTATAG
- a CDS encoding ATP-binding protein produces the protein MSRTHSPVSHQFAFQSLPRSMTTLETWTFGVTNHLSWPTLAATVHADLGTAAIFVWIPAVIVGMLVNYQVKHLGRNLLNVSGGTPNYITRLWPQYPIIARYAAIGYLISWLSVVPLNSVILTDIIKANLDVLDIACPEAILKLGFTLLPFIVAFSGSRALGILHLLFSLPALFLLLLFCFQGLGFLAFAPSSPSFFPQHWTSLSFIDWAKWFFFISYTAYSCETVSSFVADSRHPQKTLKFLDIAAWLMIPIFIGGSWVMIRLSTIEGLEDNTYLTFAVASVSFWGDFAPASITFLLASCCLLGSATTVANCPRIIYQLAVDKHLAPVFSLVSSRGVFGSSLFLSLCICMIYFIWGDISRIVIVGNVAWFVAFMFMHLGLWQKRKQPDILFPKLSLGFFIIETVILSVTAYAWGWPDFLAGLLAPLVVLMIDALVRYLPIPVFRPHWWIKLYQSQRRNFFKDSLAVQVGILIFLLCGAFLVGCLFVWLLNVSFITTSKNLLVILLITISFVGVAIACWTSLPQVVALEEAREASEHLFMVAQEGILVLDEKGIIQQANPATESVFAVNPLTLLGKHLNKFLTKLNAYPETWDKRSEHTLIQNSNAITLEVSISDRTQQNFQEYVVILHDITQRKKAEEILRQSEAQLRQEAEELAAQLVQIEKMSSLGQLVAGIAHEINNPVSFIYGNIHPANQYIQDLIRLIQLYQQHYPQPVTEIQNEIETIDLNFVLTDLPKLLNSMEVGSRRIKEIVLSLRNFSRLDEAEMKAVNIHEGIDNTLMILQNRFKATSDRPAIEVIKEYGKLPLVECYAGQLNQVFMNILANGIDALEESIAKGKEIEEPQIQIHTQITINEQVIISIKDNASGIPEHIQKHLFEPFFTTKPVGKGTGLGLSISYQIITEKHGGNLKCVSYPEMGTEFVIAIPLKQQNLPPQ, from the coding sequence ATGTCACGTACCCATAGTCCAGTCTCCCATCAGTTTGCGTTCCAAAGTCTACCAAGAAGTATGACTACCTTGGAAACCTGGACTTTTGGTGTCACAAACCATCTCAGTTGGCCAACATTAGCAGCAACGGTTCATGCAGACCTGGGAACAGCAGCTATTTTTGTTTGGATACCCGCTGTCATCGTCGGAATGCTAGTCAACTATCAAGTTAAACATCTAGGGAGAAATTTATTAAATGTATCGGGAGGAACTCCTAACTACATCACTCGTTTGTGGCCACAGTACCCCATTATTGCTCGCTATGCTGCAATTGGATATCTGATTTCGTGGCTTTCAGTTGTACCACTTAATTCCGTCATCCTCACAGATATCATTAAAGCAAACCTAGATGTATTAGATATTGCCTGTCCAGAAGCAATTCTCAAACTGGGCTTCACCTTACTGCCCTTTATTGTAGCCTTTAGTGGCAGTCGCGCCTTGGGTATTTTGCATCTATTATTTTCACTGCCAGCTTTATTTTTACTGTTATTATTTTGTTTCCAAGGGCTAGGTTTTTTAGCTTTTGCCCCCTCAAGTCCTAGCTTTTTTCCTCAGCATTGGACATCATTAAGTTTTATAGATTGGGCTAAATGGTTCTTTTTTATTAGCTATACAGCCTACAGTTGTGAAACTGTTTCATCATTTGTCGCTGATAGTCGTCATCCCCAAAAAACTTTGAAGTTTCTTGACATAGCTGCTTGGTTGATGATTCCCATTTTTATCGGTGGTTCTTGGGTAATGATTCGTTTATCCACAATTGAAGGTCTAGAAGATAACACCTATCTGACTTTTGCAGTAGCATCTGTATCATTTTGGGGAGACTTTGCCCCAGCAAGCATCACTTTTTTATTAGCGAGTTGCTGTTTATTAGGTTCAGCTACCACAGTTGCCAACTGTCCCCGTATCATCTACCAGTTAGCAGTAGATAAACACTTAGCACCAGTATTTTCTTTAGTTTCATCTCGTGGTGTATTTGGGTCATCGCTGTTTTTAAGCTTATGTATCTGCATGATATATTTCATTTGGGGAGATATATCTCGCATTGTCATAGTCGGAAATGTAGCCTGGTTTGTAGCCTTCATGTTCATGCACTTAGGATTGTGGCAAAAACGCAAGCAACCAGATATATTATTTCCCAAACTATCTTTAGGTTTTTTTATTATCGAGACTGTAATTTTATCAGTGACTGCCTATGCTTGGGGTTGGCCAGATTTTTTAGCAGGATTATTAGCTCCCTTAGTTGTATTAATGATTGATGCCTTAGTGCGCTATCTTCCCATTCCTGTTTTCCGTCCTCATTGGTGGATAAAATTGTATCAATCACAACGACGAAATTTTTTCAAAGATTCCCTAGCAGTACAAGTGGGAATATTGATATTTCTACTGTGTGGTGCTTTTTTAGTAGGTTGTTTATTTGTTTGGTTGTTGAATGTAAGTTTCATTACAACTTCTAAAAATTTGCTGGTGATCTTATTAATCACAATCTCATTTGTAGGAGTAGCGATCGCTTGTTGGACTAGTTTACCCCAAGTAGTCGCCCTAGAAGAAGCCAGAGAAGCATCAGAACATCTATTTATGGTTGCTCAAGAAGGCATTTTAGTCTTAGATGAAAAAGGCATTATTCAACAAGCTAACCCCGCAACTGAATCTGTCTTTGCTGTTAACCCATTGACATTATTAGGAAAACACCTAAATAAATTTCTGACTAAATTAAACGCATATCCGGAAACATGGGACAAGCGCAGTGAACATACCCTCATCCAAAACTCTAACGCCATCACTTTAGAAGTTTCTATTTCTGACCGCACCCAGCAAAATTTTCAGGAATATGTGGTTATTCTTCATGACATCACCCAACGCAAAAAAGCTGAAGAAATATTGCGGCAGTCAGAAGCACAATTACGGCAAGAAGCCGAGGAATTGGCTGCTCAATTAGTGCAAATTGAAAAAATGTCAAGTTTGGGACAATTAGTAGCAGGTATAGCTCATGAAATCAACAATCCAGTTAGCTTTATTTATGGCAATATTCATCCAGCTAATCAATATATTCAAGATTTAATCCGACTCATACAACTTTACCAGCAGCACTATCCTCAACCAGTTACAGAAATTCAGAATGAAATAGAAACCATTGACTTGAATTTTGTCCTCACAGACTTGCCTAAGTTATTAAATTCGATGGAAGTTGGTTCCAGACGCATTAAAGAAATAGTCTTATCTTTGCGAAACTTTTCTCGGCTAGATGAGGCAGAAATGAAAGCTGTCAACATCCATGAGGGTATTGATAATACACTGATGATTTTACAAAATCGCTTCAAGGCTACATCTGATCGTCCAGCAATTGAGGTAATTAAAGAATACGGTAAATTACCACTCGTAGAATGTTATGCTGGACAACTCAATCAGGTATTTATGAATATTCTGGCTAATGGCATTGATGCGTTAGAAGAATCAATTGCTAAGGGCAAAGAAATTGAGGAACCACAAATTCAAATTCATACTCAAATTACCATCAATGAACAAGTAATTATTTCCATCAAAGATAATGCTTCTGGTATTCCTGAACATATACAAAAACATTTATTTGAACCCTTTTTTACCACCAAACCTGTAGGTAAAGGTACAGGTTTAGGCTTATCGATTAGTTATCAAATTATTACAGAAAAACATGGGGGCAATTTAAAATGTGTTTCTTATCCTGAAATGGGGACAGAATTTGTGATTGCTATACCATTAAAACAGCAAAATTTGCCCCCTCAATAA
- the tmk gene encoding dTMP kinase, translating to MSGKLIVFEGVEGCGKTTQMQLCTQWLKNINVSVVLTREPGGTELGKHLRQLLLEKSEDKPVGEVTELLLYAADRAQHIEQEIKPNLAAGKYILCDRYTDSTIAYQGYGRGLSMSLINQLNYIATGGLESNLTIWLDVDVEVGLARKRGSEAALDRIEQETIDFHRRVQQGYTELGATYPSRIFRIDGNLSKEVVQKRIQEILINNLLLINQG from the coding sequence ATGAGTGGTAAATTAATTGTATTTGAAGGTGTGGAAGGTTGTGGTAAAACTACTCAGATGCAACTGTGTACTCAGTGGTTAAAAAATATAAATGTATCAGTGGTACTGACGCGGGAACCGGGGGGAACGGAGTTAGGGAAGCATTTGCGACAGCTGTTGTTGGAAAAATCTGAGGATAAGCCTGTTGGGGAGGTTACAGAATTATTATTATATGCTGCTGATAGAGCGCAACACATCGAACAGGAAATTAAGCCGAATTTAGCGGCGGGTAAATATATTTTGTGCGATCGCTATACTGACTCTACCATTGCTTATCAAGGTTATGGTCGGGGTTTGAGTATGAGTCTAATTAATCAACTTAATTATATTGCTACGGGTGGCTTAGAAAGTAATTTAACTATTTGGTTAGATGTTGATGTAGAAGTGGGACTAGCGCGGAAACGCGGAAGTGAAGCTGCATTAGATAGAATTGAACAGGAAACAATTGACTTTCATCGTCGTGTGCAACAAGGATATACAGAATTAGGGGCAACTTATCCATCACGAATTTTTCGGATAGATGGGAATTTGAGTAAAGAAGTTGTACAAAAAAGGATTCAGGAAATTTTGATTAATAATTTGCTTTTAATAAATCAAGGTTAA
- the holB gene encoding DNA polymerase III subunit delta': MFEPLIGQKQAVELLTQAVKQNRVSPAYLFVGADGVGRSLAARCFIELLFSTSVQPHQIQTLKNRIRQGNHPALFWVEPTYQYQGQRLTAAEAAEKGVKRKAPPVIRLEQIRAITQFLSRPPLEAPRNVVVLEQAETMAESAANALLKTLEEPGKATLILIAPSPESILPTLVSRCQKIPFYRLDTASVTQVLTQTGNADVLLHPEVLSLAAGSPGSAIAAYQQLQTINSELLQQVTKTPTSYRNALELAKKVDKELDTEAQLWLIDYLQQSYWQQIHKRSIIEQLEKTRKNLLSYAQPRLVWECTFLSLLQISQLR; the protein is encoded by the coding sequence ATGTTTGAGCCATTAATAGGACAAAAACAAGCTGTAGAATTATTAACTCAAGCTGTTAAACAAAACCGAGTTTCACCAGCTTATCTTTTTGTTGGTGCTGATGGTGTGGGACGAAGTTTAGCAGCACGATGTTTTATTGAATTGCTATTTTCTACTTCTGTTCAACCTCATCAAATACAAACTTTAAAAAATCGCATCCGTCAAGGAAATCATCCGGCTTTATTTTGGGTAGAACCAACTTATCAATATCAAGGACAAAGACTCACAGCAGCAGAAGCAGCAGAAAAAGGAGTTAAACGCAAAGCACCTCCTGTTATTCGCTTAGAACAAATTCGAGCAATTACCCAATTTCTATCCCGCCCACCATTGGAAGCACCGAGAAATGTGGTAGTTTTAGAACAAGCCGAAACAATGGCAGAATCAGCCGCGAACGCTTTACTTAAAACTTTAGAAGAACCGGGAAAAGCAACATTAATTTTAATTGCACCTTCCCCAGAGTCGATTTTACCAACCTTAGTTTCCCGCTGTCAAAAAATACCTTTTTATAGATTAGATACAGCTTCCGTTACTCAGGTATTGACACAAACAGGAAATGCAGATGTTTTGCTACATCCAGAAGTTTTAAGTTTAGCTGCTGGTAGTCCAGGAAGTGCGATCGCAGCTTACCAACAATTACAAACAATTAATAGTGAGTTACTCCAGCAGGTAACAAAAACACCTACATCTTATCGCAATGCTTTAGAATTAGCTAAGAAAGTTGATAAAGAATTAGATACCGAAGCGCAATTATGGTTAATTGATTATCTGCAACAATCGTACTGGCAGCAAATACATAAAAGGAGTATTATTGAACAGTTAGAAAAAACGCGTAAAAATTTATTATCTTATGCTCAACCCCGGCTAGTTTGGGAATGTACATTCCTGTCCTTATTGCAAATATCACAGTTACGTTGA
- a CDS encoding MAPEG family protein, whose product MFPWTSLVTVLALIVYFVVTINVGRARAKYKIMPPETTGNPDFERVLRVQQNTLEQLILFLPALWLFSFYVSPIWASALGTTWIIGRIAYAWGYYQAAEKRGIGFGISSLSSIALILGSLIGIILYLIKLPDI is encoded by the coding sequence ATGTTTCCTTGGACTAGCCTTGTTACAGTTCTAGCACTAATTGTTTACTTTGTAGTGACAATTAACGTTGGTAGAGCTAGAGCTAAATATAAAATTATGCCTCCTGAAACAACTGGAAACCCAGATTTTGAAAGAGTGCTGCGCGTTCAACAAAATACCTTAGAACAACTAATTTTATTTTTACCTGCTTTATGGTTGTTCTCTTTTTATGTCAGCCCAATTTGGGCTTCTGCTTTAGGTACAACGTGGATAATAGGACGTATCGCTTATGCTTGGGGATATTATCAAGCAGCAGAAAAGCGGGGTATAGGTTTTGGTATTAGTTCTTTGAGCAGTATCGCACTAATTTTAGGTTCACTAATTGGGATTATTTTATATTTAATCAAACTGCCAGATATCTAG
- a CDS encoding DUF2231 domain-containing protein encodes MLESLMSLNDHNLPYPDPLHPIVVHFVIAMILFAFFCDFIGFLTGKYRFFEVGWWNLFVATISIFIAIIFGQFEAGLAKPYNLVKSVLNYHTLIGWSLSGILAAITAWRYVLRVRNPQKLPIHYLAVGLLLTILVGFQVYLGDELVWVYGIHTVPVVEAVKDGILP; translated from the coding sequence ATGCTAGAGTCGTTAATGTCGTTGAATGATCATAATTTACCATATCCAGATCCACTGCATCCAATCGTCGTTCACTTCGTAATTGCGATGATATTGTTTGCATTTTTCTGTGATTTTATTGGGTTTTTAACTGGAAAATATCGCTTCTTTGAAGTAGGTTGGTGGAACTTATTTGTAGCCACAATTTCCATTTTTATTGCCATTATTTTCGGTCAATTTGAAGCTGGTTTAGCCAAACCTTACAACTTGGTCAAATCAGTATTAAATTACCACACCTTAATCGGTTGGTCACTGTCAGGAATTCTTGCTGCCATCACAGCTTGGCGTTATGTACTTCGCGTTCGTAACCCGCAAAAATTGCCAATTCACTATTTAGCGGTTGGGTTACTTTTAACCATACTTGTTGGTTTTCAAGTATATCTTGGTGATGAATTAGTGTGGGTTTATGGAATACACACAGTACCAGTTGTGGAAGCGGTAAAGGATGGAATCTTACCATGA
- a CDS encoding DUF2231 domain-containing protein: MNSELIDQVSAHMGANGLPYTIPIHPNLVHLTLGLFIIGIIFDIAGVLFPLENWMFKYLGLAVERAQLFEVGWYNMVASAVITFFTVAAGFYEMLLATPPGNLKSSWGLQAMETMMWHGVGGVFLLALMIAMTFWRGWQRYISCKDSDIQVRWSYIFAGISIMFLMYLHGTLGAQLAAEFGVHNTADKLLRMGKDINQVLGTGN; encoded by the coding sequence ATGAACTCAGAATTAATTGATCAAGTTAGCGCCCATATGGGAGCAAACGGACTACCTTACACAATTCCTATTCATCCTAACTTAGTTCACCTAACTTTGGGATTATTCATCATTGGTATTATCTTTGATATCGCTGGTGTACTTTTCCCCTTAGAAAATTGGATGTTTAAATATTTGGGTTTAGCTGTTGAACGCGCCCAATTATTTGAAGTTGGTTGGTACAACATGGTAGCTTCTGCTGTAATCACATTTTTTACAGTTGCAGCTGGGTTTTATGAAATGTTGTTAGCAACTCCACCAGGAAACTTAAAAAGTTCTTGGGGTTTGCAAGCAATGGAAACCATGATGTGGCATGGTGTGGGTGGAGTTTTCCTATTAGCTTTAATGATTGCTATGACCTTTTGGAGAGGATGGCAACGTTATATTTCCTGTAAAGACTCAGATATACAAGTGCGCTGGAGTTATATATTTGCCGGAATCTCCATCATGTTTCTGATGTATTTACATGGCACATTAGGAGCGCAATTAGCAGCTGAATTTGGTGTACATAACACTGCTGATAAATTGCTGAGAATGGGAAAAGACATCAATCAAGTATTGGGTACTGGGAATTAG
- a CDS encoding cytochrome c oxidase subunit II, with translation MNIRLILNLLTLMTGGLVITITSIFIGKQAYFWLPPQAAAESHLIDDLFSFLVTVGAFIFLAVTSTVLYSVTFHRAKNYDMSDGPHIEGNITLEVVWTAIPIMLVLWIAAYSYQVYEQMGIQGPSHLLHLHNPISIQTADAQEKETPAETVSEPLEKIDVLAKQWAWVFHYPEKGITSTELHLPSDRRVRLALQSEDVLHGFYIPAFRLKQDIVPGKTIDFEFTPIRPGKYSLTDSQYSGTYFATMQANVIVETPEEYHEWLEKAVSHIPTPAKNQAASEYAQTSNQSIKTGWETVKPAAPPVVNFSG, from the coding sequence ATGAACATCCGGCTGATTTTAAATCTTTTGACTTTGATGACGGGGGGGCTTGTCATCACAATTACGAGTATTTTCATCGGTAAACAAGCTTATTTTTGGCTTCCCCCCCAAGCTGCGGCTGAATCGCATTTGATTGATGATTTGTTTAGCTTTTTGGTGACTGTAGGTGCTTTCATATTTTTGGCTGTCACCAGCACTGTTTTGTATTCCGTTACCTTCCACCGCGCCAAAAATTATGATATGAGTGATGGTCCACATATTGAAGGTAACATCACCCTAGAAGTTGTTTGGACTGCTATTCCTATCATGTTGGTATTGTGGATAGCAGCTTACAGTTATCAAGTGTATGAACAGATGGGAATTCAAGGACCATCACATTTACTACACTTACATAACCCCATTTCCATCCAAACTGCTGATGCCCAAGAGAAAGAAACGCCAGCCGAAACTGTCAGCGAACCTTTAGAAAAAATTGACGTACTTGCTAAACAGTGGGCGTGGGTATTCCATTATCCTGAAAAGGGAATTACAAGTACAGAATTGCATTTACCGAGCGATCGCAGAGTCCGTTTAGCACTACAATCAGAAGATGTGCTACATGGGTTTTATATTCCCGCTTTTCGCCTCAAACAAGATATCGTTCCCGGTAAAACCATCGACTTTGAATTTACACCAATTCGCCCCGGTAAATATAGCCTCACCGACTCCCAATATAGTGGTACATACTTTGCAACCATGCAAGCAAACGTGATTGTCGAAACTCCAGAAGAGTATCACGAATGGTTAGAAAAAGCTGTCAGTCACATCCCCACACCAGCCAAAAATCAAGCAGCCAGTGAATACGCCCAAACCAGCAACCAAAGCATAAAAACTGGTTGGGAAACTGTCAAACCTGCTGCACCTCCAGTAGTTAATTTTTCGGGTTAG